A genomic segment from Streptomyces sp. NBC_00459 encodes:
- a CDS encoding phosphotransferase family protein produces the protein MTDSWERARQVLVTAGLPPDHLADRRPLTGGTYNTVEELRLADGSSYVLKIPPPETVPGLRHESRLLVSEAEFYRSAAPVGVPAPSVVAVGDGHLLMTACPGAPWDDSTTGAEQELLRGELGGLVARLHQVTGPAFGYPSGALGPLAPDWRTAFTGMLDAVLDDAVRYEAWLPVPADEVARALRDSYDALDEVTVPQLVHFDLWQGNILVDRSTGAPRIGGLIDGERMFWGDPVADFVSLALLGDIRGDEAFLRGYRQAGGRVEFDEATCRRLALYRAYLYLIMLIETVPRAVGEERVRWTREVVGPALMDALTDLPGSTVRTAPEAGSDRGR, from the coding sequence GTGACCGATTCGTGGGAGCGGGCCAGGCAGGTGCTCGTAACGGCGGGGCTGCCCCCGGACCACCTCGCGGACCGCCGTCCGCTCACCGGCGGGACGTACAACACCGTCGAGGAACTCCGGCTGGCCGACGGCAGCAGCTACGTCCTGAAGATCCCACCGCCGGAAACGGTCCCGGGGCTGCGTCACGAGTCCCGACTGCTCGTATCCGAGGCGGAGTTCTACCGATCCGCCGCCCCGGTCGGCGTCCCGGCGCCGAGTGTCGTGGCGGTCGGGGACGGTCACCTGCTGATGACCGCCTGCCCGGGCGCCCCCTGGGACGACTCCACGACCGGCGCCGAGCAGGAGCTCCTGAGAGGCGAACTGGGCGGCCTGGTGGCACGCCTGCACCAGGTCACCGGGCCCGCCTTCGGCTACCCCTCCGGCGCCCTCGGGCCCCTCGCCCCCGACTGGCGTACGGCCTTCACGGGGATGCTCGACGCCGTGCTCGACGACGCCGTCCGCTACGAGGCATGGCTGCCGGTTCCGGCGGACGAGGTGGCCCGTGCCCTCCGGGACTCGTACGACGCCCTTGACGAGGTCACCGTTCCCCAGCTGGTCCACTTCGATCTCTGGCAGGGGAACATCCTGGTGGACCGTTCGACGGGGGCGCCCCGGATCGGCGGACTCATCGACGGTGAGCGCATGTTCTGGGGCGACCCGGTGGCCGACTTCGTGTCCCTGGCTCTGCTGGGGGACATCAGGGGCGACGAGGCGTTTCTGAGGGGTTACCGGCAGGCGGGAGGACGGGTCGAGTTCGACGAGGCGACCTGCCGGCGGCTCGCCCTGTACCGCGCCTACCTGTACCTGATCATGCTGATCGAGACGGTGCCGCGGGCCGTGGGGGAGGAGCGCGTGCGATGGACGCGGGAGGTGGTGGGGCCAGCGCTGATGGACGCGCTGACGGATCTCCCCGGTTCCACCGTCCGGACGGCGCCGGAGGCAGGGTCCGACCGCGGGAGATGA
- a CDS encoding FUSC family protein, whose protein sequence is MRVVPGEWTASVVRFVRKHREPVVVQSLRSTAAATIAYVVALRFSPEAAPLTAPLTALLVVQVTLYATITTGIRRVNSVVAGVVIAIGFSVLVGLTWWSLGLIILASLAVGHLVRVSEFVPEVAISAMLVLGVTRVGDTAWSRVLETVIGAVVGLAFNLLFAPPVWVDAAGESIEGLARRVRQLMLRMGEEAAGRTPVDHATARLHEARRLDHDIVEVDAALKQAEDSLRLNPRVREGLLHRVVLRTGLDTLEICTVVLRVLARSLTDLAKERDPDPLFAPETGAALERLLAEIADAVVSFAVLVTTDVSVSAESAETRLATELRAATATRDKLAQLLLAEIQQNGRIAAQWQLHGAVLTEVNRILDELDTEHRSRRLLEELDRCTREERERMPWVTRLRKYTKHVRVPGRNRKPVSQRSM, encoded by the coding sequence ATGCGAGTGGTACCTGGTGAGTGGACGGCTTCCGTCGTCCGGTTCGTGCGGAAGCACCGCGAGCCCGTGGTCGTCCAGTCCCTGCGGTCGACGGCCGCCGCGACGATCGCGTACGTCGTCGCGCTCCGCTTCAGTCCCGAGGCCGCGCCGCTCACCGCCCCGCTGACCGCGCTCCTCGTCGTCCAGGTCACCCTCTACGCCACCATCACCACCGGCATCCGCCGGGTGAACTCCGTGGTGGCCGGGGTCGTCATCGCGATCGGCTTCAGTGTCCTGGTGGGCCTGACCTGGTGGAGCCTGGGACTGATCATCCTGGCCTCGCTGGCCGTCGGGCATCTGGTGCGGGTCAGCGAGTTCGTGCCCGAGGTGGCGATCAGCGCGATGCTGGTGCTGGGGGTCACCCGGGTCGGCGACACGGCCTGGTCGCGGGTCCTGGAGACCGTGATCGGCGCTGTCGTCGGGCTCGCCTTCAACCTGCTGTTCGCGCCTCCGGTGTGGGTGGACGCGGCCGGCGAGTCCATCGAGGGGCTGGCGCGCCGGGTACGGCAGTTGATGCTGCGCATGGGCGAGGAGGCCGCCGGCCGCACCCCCGTGGACCACGCGACCGCCCGTCTGCACGAGGCCCGCCGGCTCGACCACGACATCGTCGAGGTGGACGCGGCCCTGAAACAGGCCGAGGACAGCCTGCGGCTCAATCCGCGCGTCCGGGAGGGCCTGTTGCACCGGGTGGTGCTGCGCACCGGCCTGGACACGCTGGAGATCTGCACGGTCGTCCTGCGCGTCCTCGCCCGCAGCCTCACCGACCTGGCCAAGGAACGCGACCCCGACCCGCTGTTCGCCCCGGAGACGGGCGCCGCGCTGGAGCGGCTGCTGGCCGAGATCGCCGACGCCGTGGTCAGTTTCGCGGTCCTCGTCACCACCGACGTCAGCGTCAGCGCCGAGTCGGCGGAGACCCGGCTCGCCACCGAACTCCGGGCCGCGACGGCCACCCGCGACAAGCTGGCCCAGCTGCTCCTGGCGGAGATCCAGCAGAACGGTCGGATCGCTGCCCAGTGGCAACTGCACGGCGCCGTCCTGACCGAGGTCAACCGCATCCTCGACGAGCTGGACACCGAGCACCGCTCCCGGCGGCTGCTGGAGGAGCTGGACCGCTGCACCCGTGAGGAGCGGGAGCGGATGCCCTGGGTGACCCGGCTGCGGAAGTACACCAAGCACGTGCGCGTGCCGGGCAGGAACCGCAAGCCGGTGTCACAGCGTTCTATGTGA
- a CDS encoding DUF2470 domain-containing protein, whose translation MGDSQTWTAAPAAAELARSVLAASWSCAVTADGGREEFVGAHTVGEDGRVVLDVPADSTLLAAAVFAPRGEPSAVLEFADVSPVPVRNRIRARLWMAGWFAVEGEQLAFRPTRVVLRRTSGATVVDLDEFAAAAPDPLAMAEAGLLTHLADCHGDAVERLTRLVERDSLHGAVKVQPLAVDRHGLTLRIERARTHGDVRLAFHQPADTVSQLTERMHILLTQAGAASCPRALQRQRADDDG comes from the coding sequence ATGGGTGACAGTCAGACCTGGACGGCCGCGCCCGCCGCGGCGGAGCTCGCGCGTTCGGTGCTCGCGGCGTCGTGGTCCTGCGCGGTGACCGCGGACGGTGGACGCGAGGAGTTCGTCGGCGCGCACACCGTCGGCGAGGACGGACGGGTGGTCCTGGACGTACCGGCGGACAGCACACTGCTCGCCGCCGCCGTCTTCGCCCCGCGCGGCGAGCCGTCGGCCGTGCTGGAGTTCGCCGACGTCTCGCCCGTCCCCGTACGCAACCGGATCCGCGCCCGGCTCTGGATGGCCGGCTGGTTCGCCGTCGAGGGCGAGCAGCTCGCGTTCCGTCCGACGCGCGTGGTGCTGCGCCGGACCTCCGGGGCCACCGTCGTCGACCTGGACGAGTTCGCCGCCGCCGCGCCAGACCCGCTGGCCATGGCCGAGGCAGGGCTGCTGACCCACCTCGCCGACTGCCACGGCGACGCCGTCGAGCGCCTCACCCGCCTGGTCGAGCGGGACAGTCTGCACGGCGCCGTGAAGGTCCAGCCGCTCGCCGTCGACCGGCACGGACTCACCCTGCGCATCGAGCGCGCCCGCACCCACGGCGACGTACGGCTGGCGTTCCACCAGCCCGCCGACACCGTCTCCCAGCTCACCGAGCGCATGCACATCCTGCTCACCCAGGCCGGCGCCGCCTCCTGCCCGCGCGCGCTACAGCGGCAGCGCGCAGACGACGACGGGTGA
- a CDS encoding cytochrome P450, with product MTETATRTAPSRGFRSAELGWPELHRIPRPPHRIPLLGDLVGVSPRTPLQDSMRIGLPLGPIFRRRAFGKEIVFVWGADLTADLADESRFAKHVGLGVANLRPVAGDGLFTAYNDEPNWQLAHDVLAPGFSREAMEGYHPMMLAVAERLTDHWDRELTAGRAVDVPGDMTKLTLETIARTGFGHDFGSFERERPHPFVTAMVGALNHAQYLNIVPAPLAPLLLRRATRRNEAGMAYLNRTVDELIRARRASDGAGGGTGDLLDRMLDTTHPETGERLAPENVRRQVLTFLIAGHETTSGALSFALHYLSRHPEVADRARAEVDRVWGGTAVPGYDQVAKLRYVRRVLDESLRLWPTAPGFAREARHDTVLGGEHPMREGAWTLVLAPLLHRDPAVWGADASRFDPDRFDAAAVRARPAHAFKPWGTGARACIGRQFALHEATLVLGLLLRRYDLKPDPDYRLRVAERLTVIPEGLRLHLERRSPGTELATV from the coding sequence ATGACCGAGACGGCGACCCGGACCGCTCCGTCCAGGGGATTCCGCAGTGCCGAGCTGGGCTGGCCGGAGCTGCACCGGATCCCGCGTCCGCCGCACCGGATCCCGCTGCTCGGCGACCTGGTCGGTGTCAGCCCCCGTACGCCTCTCCAGGACTCGATGCGGATCGGGCTGCCCCTGGGGCCGATCTTCCGGCGCAGGGCGTTCGGCAAGGAGATCGTGTTCGTGTGGGGCGCGGATCTGACCGCCGATCTGGCGGACGAGTCGCGCTTCGCCAAACATGTGGGCCTCGGGGTGGCCAATCTGCGTCCGGTCGCCGGGGACGGCCTGTTCACCGCGTACAACGACGAGCCCAACTGGCAGCTGGCGCACGACGTCCTCGCTCCCGGATTCAGCCGCGAGGCGATGGAGGGCTACCACCCGATGATGCTGGCCGTGGCCGAGCGGCTCACGGACCACTGGGACCGGGAACTGACGGCGGGCCGTGCGGTGGACGTGCCCGGCGACATGACGAAGCTGACCCTGGAGACGATCGCGCGCACCGGCTTCGGGCACGACTTCGGCTCCTTCGAACGCGAGCGCCCGCACCCCTTCGTGACGGCGATGGTGGGCGCCCTGAACCACGCGCAGTATCTGAACATCGTCCCCGCCCCGCTCGCCCCGCTGCTGCTGCGCCGGGCCACCCGCCGCAACGAGGCGGGCATGGCGTACCTCAACCGCACGGTCGACGAGCTGATCCGGGCCCGCCGAGCGTCGGACGGCGCGGGGGGCGGCACCGGCGACCTGCTGGACCGCATGCTCGACACGACCCACCCGGAGACCGGTGAACGCCTCGCGCCGGAGAACGTGCGCCGACAGGTTCTGACCTTCCTCATCGCGGGCCACGAGACGACGTCCGGCGCGCTCTCCTTCGCCCTGCACTACCTGTCCCGGCACCCCGAGGTCGCCGACCGCGCCCGCGCCGAGGTCGACCGGGTCTGGGGCGGGACGGCCGTCCCCGGCTACGACCAGGTCGCCAAACTGCGGTATGTGCGCCGGGTGCTCGACGAGTCGCTGCGGCTGTGGCCGACGGCACCCGGCTTCGCCCGCGAGGCCCGCCACGACACGGTGCTCGGCGGCGAACATCCGATGCGCGAGGGCGCCTGGACGCTGGTCCTCGCTCCGCTGCTGCACCGCGACCCGGCCGTCTGGGGCGCCGACGCGAGCCGTTTCGACCCGGACCGTTTCGACGCGGCGGCCGTGCGGGCCCGCCCCGCCCACGCGTTCAAGCCCTGGGGCACCGGGGCCCGGGCCTGCATCGGCCGCCAGTTCGCGCTGCACGAGGCGACGCTCGTCCTCGGCCTGCTCCTGCGCCGCTACGACCTCAAGCCCGACCCGGACTACCGGCTGCGGGTGGCGGAACGGCTGACGGTGATACCGGAGGGACTGCGGCTGCACCTCGAACGCCGGTCCCCCGGCACGGAGTTGGCGACTGTCTGA
- a CDS encoding VanZ family protein, with amino-acid sequence MARSAPRALAALRLRPTKAESKPPEIPPRSASKSTTRSTPKSSSKLSSKFSSKFSSKTRKAPKAAPKPPPEAARPKRRPFAFLARVLTVLCAFVFMVAFAVILARLTLEPSPASVALTHTNFHPGRSLRAYLDQPEMRDAIRQIGGNVLLGVPFGVLMPIVAPRTRGLLRVLFLTALVMLMVEVAQGAMITGRAFDIDDVILNTTGALIGYLLLGRRLSRAVHAPKRQRA; translated from the coding sequence ATGGCCCGATCAGCTCCACGCGCCCTCGCCGCGCTACGTCTGCGCCCGACGAAGGCCGAGAGCAAGCCGCCCGAGATCCCGCCCAGGTCCGCGTCCAAGTCCACGACCAGGTCCACGCCGAAGTCGTCCTCGAAGTTGTCGTCAAAGTTCTCGTCGAAGTTCTCGTCGAAGACCCGGAAGGCCCCGAAGGCCGCCCCGAAACCGCCGCCCGAGGCGGCCCGGCCGAAGCGTCGGCCGTTCGCCTTCCTGGCCCGGGTGCTGACGGTCCTGTGCGCCTTCGTGTTCATGGTGGCGTTCGCCGTGATCCTGGCCCGGCTGACCCTTGAGCCGTCCCCCGCGTCCGTGGCGCTGACCCACACCAACTTCCATCCTGGCCGCTCGCTGCGCGCCTACCTCGACCAGCCCGAAATGCGGGACGCCATCCGGCAGATCGGCGGAAACGTCCTCCTCGGTGTGCCCTTCGGTGTCCTGATGCCGATCGTGGCGCCGCGGACACGGGGACTTCTCCGGGTGCTGTTCCTGACCGCACTCGTCATGCTCATGGTCGAGGTGGCCCAGGGTGCGATGATCACCGGGCGCGCCTTCGACATCGACGACGTCATCCTCAACACCACGGGCGCGCTGATCGGTTACCTGCTCCTCGGCCGCCGGCTCAGCCGCGCGGTGCACGCACCCAAGCGGCAGCGGGCATAG
- a CDS encoding PHP domain-containing protein codes for MDPVEALDRIAFLLERSLAPTYRVRAFRTAIDVLMALPPDEIRQRADAGTLESLKGIGPKTAQVVREALAGQVPGYLEKLEREQGVTPPLRDGERLRALLRGDCHLHSDWSDGGSPVEEMGRTAARLGHEWAVLTDHSPRLTVAHGLSAERLREQVALVGELNATWAPFRLLTGIECDILDDGSLDQDPELLDLLDVVVVSVHSKLRMDARSMTRRMVAAVRDPHSDVLGHCTGRLLVGPEPRGGGGGRGKRGGGRERPESEFDADAVFAACAETGTALEINSRPERLDPPRRLLRQAVAAGVLFSIDTDAHAPGQLDWQIHGCARAEECGVPAERVVTTWPVDDLLAWTRERRLPPGLGQRLGESGGAA; via the coding sequence ATGGATCCCGTCGAGGCGCTGGACCGGATCGCCTTCCTGCTGGAGCGCTCCCTGGCACCCACGTATCGCGTACGCGCGTTCCGTACCGCGATCGACGTGCTGATGGCGCTGCCCCCGGACGAGATACGGCAGCGGGCCGACGCCGGCACCCTGGAGTCCCTCAAGGGCATCGGCCCGAAGACCGCGCAGGTGGTGCGCGAGGCGCTGGCCGGGCAGGTGCCGGGCTACCTGGAGAAACTGGAGCGTGAACAGGGGGTGACCCCGCCGCTCCGGGACGGGGAGCGGCTGCGGGCGCTGCTGCGCGGGGACTGCCATCTGCATTCCGACTGGTCGGACGGGGGCAGCCCGGTCGAGGAGATGGGCCGCACTGCCGCGCGGCTCGGGCACGAGTGGGCCGTGCTCACCGATCACTCACCGCGACTCACGGTGGCGCACGGCCTGTCCGCCGAGCGGTTGCGCGAGCAGGTGGCCCTGGTCGGGGAACTCAACGCGACCTGGGCGCCGTTCAGGCTGCTCACCGGTATCGAGTGCGACATCCTCGACGACGGTTCGCTGGACCAGGACCCGGAGCTGTTGGACCTGCTCGACGTCGTCGTGGTGTCCGTGCACTCCAAGCTGCGCATGGACGCGCGCTCGATGACCCGCCGGATGGTGGCCGCCGTACGGGATCCGCACTCCGACGTGCTCGGGCACTGCACCGGGCGACTGCTGGTCGGCCCGGAGCCCAGGGGTGGCGGTGGCGGGCGCGGCAAGCGGGGTGGGGGCCGTGAGCGGCCCGAGTCGGAGTTCGACGCGGACGCGGTGTTCGCCGCCTGCGCCGAGACGGGCACGGCCCTGGAGATCAACAGCCGGCCGGAGCGGCTCGACCCGCCGCGCAGGCTGCTGCGGCAGGCGGTGGCGGCGGGCGTGCTGTTCTCGATCGACACCGACGCACACGCGCCCGGCCAGCTGGACTGGCAGATCCACGGCTGCGCCCGCGCCGAGGAGTGCGGCGTACCGGCCGAACGGGTGGTCACGACCTGGCCGGTGGACGACCTGCTGGCCTGGACCCGGGAGCGCAGGCTGCCGCCGGGCCTCGGGCAGCGCCTCGGGGAGAGCGGCGGCGCGGCTTGA
- a CDS encoding DUF3626 domain-containing protein, whose product MVDDPDSAHAQALRHVAALSAGPAVPPDLRVTLNFHPDRTVRELPLLRALAQDGFYRSQFVTGTSNGGLTARPGGDRWRWESRMFAGAYDSAPAQQRPVYGALNFRRQVVGAAPRFGSSHFRLTGAALARATFCYPDSAAEPVHFGVAAGMSLVALAEADTQDALDDYIEAQVHGPVALDRDVEALVLDASYRGTPVEKAARALAVPLEWHPGYRLTVGELRHHADYRGPEYVELGARIAEDGRLDPRIIGDAVRTGRHELQHLKMVWHCLARFGAPEGAGTAFSAWLP is encoded by the coding sequence ATGGTGGACGACCCCGATTCCGCGCACGCGCAGGCCCTCCGACATGTCGCCGCCCTCTCCGCCGGCCCGGCCGTGCCCCCCGACCTCAGGGTGACCCTGAACTTCCACCCCGACCGGACGGTCCGCGAACTGCCCCTGCTGCGGGCGCTGGCCCAGGACGGCTTCTACCGCTCGCAGTTCGTGACCGGTACCAGCAACGGCGGGCTCACCGCCCGTCCCGGCGGCGACCGCTGGCGCTGGGAGAGCCGGATGTTCGCCGGGGCGTACGACAGCGCACCCGCCCAACAGCGCCCGGTGTACGGCGCGTTGAACTTCCGTCGCCAAGTCGTGGGCGCCGCACCGAGGTTCGGCTCCTCGCACTTCCGGCTGACCGGGGCCGCACTCGCGCGGGCCACCTTCTGCTACCCGGACAGCGCGGCGGAACCCGTCCACTTCGGGGTCGCCGCCGGTATGTCCCTCGTCGCCCTCGCCGAGGCGGACACCCAGGACGCGCTCGACGACTACATCGAGGCCCAGGTGCACGGCCCCGTCGCGCTCGACCGGGACGTCGAGGCGCTGGTCCTCGACGCGAGCTATCGCGGCACCCCGGTGGAGAAGGCGGCCCGCGCCCTGGCCGTACCGCTCGAATGGCACCCCGGATACCGGCTCACCGTAGGGGAGTTGCGTCACCACGCCGACTACCGGGGACCCGAGTACGTCGAGCTGGGCGCCCGGATCGCCGAGGACGGCCGTCTCGACCCACGGATCATCGGTGACGCGGTGCGCACCGGACGCCATGAACTCCAGCACCTGAAGATGGTCTGGCACTGCCTCGCCCGGTTCGGCGCCCCCGAGGGCGCGGGTACCGCCTTCTCCGCCTGGCTTCCCTAG
- a CDS encoding TetR/AcrR family transcriptional regulator, translating into MAAKEGQRTRRRLSTGERREQLLSVGARLFSESPYDDVWIEQVAEIAEVSRGLLYHYFPTKRDFFAAVVERESERMLRMTVAVPGVPARQQLDANLDAFLAYVEEHAHGYRAFHRADASGDQAVRKVYQRALAAQERQILAALAADPEFGRLSDERPDLRLAVRGWLAFTTAVCLEWLRGSDLSRQQVRDLCARSLLGTLAP; encoded by the coding sequence ATGGCCGCGAAAGAGGGGCAGCGCACACGTCGGCGGTTGAGTACCGGCGAGCGTCGGGAGCAGCTCCTGTCGGTCGGCGCTCGACTGTTCTCGGAGAGTCCGTACGACGACGTGTGGATCGAGCAGGTCGCCGAGATCGCCGAGGTCTCGCGCGGGCTGCTCTACCACTACTTCCCGACCAAGCGGGACTTCTTCGCGGCGGTCGTGGAGCGCGAGAGCGAGCGCATGCTGCGGATGACGGTCGCCGTGCCGGGCGTTCCCGCGCGCCAGCAGCTGGACGCGAACCTCGACGCCTTCCTCGCGTACGTCGAGGAGCACGCGCACGGTTATCGCGCCTTCCATCGCGCCGACGCGTCCGGCGACCAGGCCGTGCGGAAGGTCTATCAGCGGGCGCTGGCCGCGCAGGAGCGGCAGATCCTCGCGGCCCTGGCGGCCGACCCGGAGTTCGGGCGGCTGTCCGACGAGCGGCCCGACCTGCGGCTCGCCGTCCGTGGCTGGCTGGCGTTCACGACCGCCGTGTGCCTGGAGTGGCTGCGCGGCTCGGACCTGTCCCGGCAGCAGGTGCGGGATCTGTGCGCGCGGTCGCTGCTGGGCACCCTCGCGCCCTGA
- a CDS encoding M15 family metallopeptidase gives MNEIILMSDAKVAAVPVEECGERLVEVRGALLTDDRKQQDSGGAQFRLRQGVLDRLLDAQALLPDGLRLLFVEGYRPPALQRRYFEEYSAELRAQHPDWPADRLRSAASRYVSPPEIAPHSAGAAVDLTLVDADGHELDLGTAMNANPEDSAGACYTHADNIGDEARAHREILGKALSGAGLVNYPTEWWHWSYGDRYWALTTGAPTALYGPAELDAGSS, from the coding sequence ATGAACGAGATCATCCTGATGTCGGACGCGAAGGTTGCCGCCGTGCCCGTCGAGGAGTGCGGTGAGCGTCTGGTGGAGGTGCGAGGCGCCCTGCTCACCGACGACCGGAAGCAACAGGATTCCGGTGGCGCCCAGTTCCGTCTGCGTCAGGGCGTACTGGACCGGCTGCTCGACGCGCAGGCCCTGCTTCCCGACGGACTGCGGCTGCTGTTCGTCGAGGGCTACCGGCCGCCCGCCCTGCAACGCCGCTACTTCGAGGAGTACTCCGCCGAGCTGCGGGCCCAGCACCCGGACTGGCCCGCCGACCGGCTCCGCTCCGCCGCCAGCCGCTATGTCTCCCCGCCCGAGATCGCCCCGCACAGCGCGGGCGCCGCCGTCGACCTGACCCTCGTCGACGCCGACGGCCACGAACTCGACCTGGGCACCGCCATGAACGCGAACCCCGAGGACAGCGCGGGCGCCTGCTACACCCACGCCGACAACATCGGCGACGAGGCCCGCGCCCACCGGGAGATCCTGGGCAAGGCCCTGAGCGGGGCCGGCCTCGTCAACTACCCCACGGAGTGGTGGCACTGGTCCTACGGCGACCGGTACTGGGCGCTGACGACCGGCGCCCCCACCGCGCTGTACGGCCCCGCGGAACTCGACGCGGGGTCCTCCTGA
- a CDS encoding lactonase family protein — MSGGTEPARGMRGGWSRRRFVGAAAGTAATASVPVRAMASAPVESADAPARTPSPAPDTRRPAAPRPLFLGTYTSVEGGGAGIGLAAYDPVSGRVTGAGTLTGVSDPSYLAAHPDGRTLYAVNERQDGGVTAIRLGGEDGRHRVLGTRSTGGSGPCHLSVHPSGRWLLSANYGSGSVAVHPVDASGALGERTDLVTHTSPAPGPGQQGPHAHQFLTGPDGGHVLAVDLGTDAVYTYRLDLAHGTLTEVSRARTRPGAGPRHLTFHPGGRYAYLADEVDNTVAVCGYSPATGRLDIGEAQSTGTGEGTSYPAQFVVTADGRYAYLANRGDNSLTRYAVEAGGARLRLLDTVPVAGDFPRHVALSPSGNLLFAANQRSSTVSVFHVDRASGELRLAGEPFASPVVVCALPL; from the coding sequence ATGAGCGGTGGTACGGAACCGGCGCGGGGCATGCGCGGCGGCTGGAGCAGGCGCCGTTTCGTGGGCGCGGCGGCCGGGACGGCAGCGACGGCGTCCGTCCCGGTGCGGGCGATGGCGTCCGCACCGGTGGAGTCCGCCGACGCGCCCGCACGCACGCCGTCGCCCGCGCCGGACACCCGTCGTCCGGCGGCTCCGCGCCCCCTCTTCCTCGGCACCTACACCTCCGTCGAGGGCGGCGGCGCCGGCATCGGTCTCGCCGCCTACGACCCGGTCTCGGGCCGTGTCACCGGCGCCGGAACCCTCACGGGCGTAAGCGACCCCTCCTACCTCGCCGCGCATCCCGACGGCCGCACCCTGTACGCGGTGAACGAGCGCCAGGACGGCGGCGTGACCGCGATCCGGCTCGGCGGCGAGGACGGGCGGCACCGGGTGCTCGGCACCCGGAGCACCGGCGGCTCGGGGCCGTGCCATCTGTCCGTCCATCCGAGCGGCCGGTGGCTGCTCAGCGCCAACTACGGCTCCGGCAGTGTGGCGGTGCACCCCGTCGACGCCTCGGGCGCGCTGGGCGAGCGCACCGATCTGGTCACCCACACCAGTCCGGCGCCGGGCCCGGGTCAACAGGGCCCGCACGCGCACCAGTTCCTCACCGGCCCCGACGGTGGTCATGTCCTCGCGGTCGATCTGGGCACGGACGCGGTCTACACATACCGTCTCGACCTCGCGCACGGCACGCTCACCGAGGTCTCCCGCGCTCGGACCCGCCCGGGCGCGGGCCCACGCCATCTCACCTTCCACCCCGGCGGCCGGTACGCGTACCTCGCCGACGAGGTCGACAACACGGTCGCGGTCTGTGGCTACTCCCCCGCGACCGGGCGCCTGGACATCGGGGAGGCGCAGTCCACGGGGACGGGTGAGGGCACGAGTTACCCGGCCCAGTTCGTGGTGACCGCGGACGGGCGGTACGCGTACCTGGCGAACCGCGGCGACAACAGTCTGACGCGGTACGCGGTGGAGGCGGGCGGTGCCCGGCTCCGGCTCCTCGACACGGTGCCGGTCGCGGGCGACTTTCCGCGCCACGTCGCCCTCTCGCCGTCCGGGAACCTGTTGTTCGCGGCGAACCAGCGCTCGAGTACGGTCAGCGTCTTCCATGTCGACCGAGCGAGCGGTGAACTGCGGCTCGCGGGCGAGCCGTTCGCGTCACCCGTCGTCGTCTGCGCGCTGCCGCTGTAG
- a CDS encoding SDR family NAD(P)-dependent oxidoreductase, translating into MTTAQHKIGSGFDARSTADDVLAGIDLSGRLALVTGGYSGLGLETTRALTRAGARVVVPARRPETAREALADVEGVEVDALDLGDLESVRVFADRFLASGRTLDIVIDNAGIMACPETQVGPGWEAQFATNHLGHFALVNRLWPAIEPGGARVVSVSSRGHHFSGIRWDDVHWQRDYDKWEAYGQAKTANVLFAVHLDRLGRDKGVRAFSLHPGAIFTPLQRHIPIAEQIERGWRDAEGNLADLAGVKTPEQGAATQVWAATSPQLATTGGVYCEDCDIAELATPGDQSSGVRDYAVDAEQAARLWELSARLTGVDAFAV; encoded by the coding sequence ATGACCACCGCACAGCACAAGATCGGCTCGGGCTTCGACGCCCGGAGCACCGCCGACGACGTCCTCGCGGGCATCGACCTCTCCGGGCGGCTCGCCCTCGTCACGGGCGGCTACTCGGGCCTTGGCCTGGAGACGACCCGCGCGCTCACCAGGGCGGGTGCCCGGGTCGTCGTTCCCGCCCGCCGCCCGGAGACCGCCAGGGAGGCACTGGCCGACGTCGAGGGCGTCGAGGTGGACGCGCTCGACCTCGGCGACCTGGAGAGCGTGCGCGTCTTCGCCGACCGCTTCCTCGCCTCCGGACGCACCCTCGACATCGTGATCGACAACGCCGGGATCATGGCCTGCCCCGAGACCCAGGTCGGGCCCGGCTGGGAGGCCCAGTTCGCGACGAACCACCTCGGCCACTTCGCGCTCGTCAACCGGCTGTGGCCGGCCATCGAGCCCGGCGGCGCACGTGTCGTCTCCGTCTCCTCGCGCGGCCACCACTTCTCCGGCATCCGCTGGGACGACGTGCACTGGCAGCGCGACTACGACAAGTGGGAGGCGTACGGCCAGGCCAAGACGGCGAACGTCCTGTTCGCCGTCCACCTGGACAGGCTGGGCCGCGACAAGGGCGTACGGGCCTTCTCGCTCCACCCCGGTGCCATCTTCACCCCGCTCCAGCGTCACATCCCGATCGCCGAGCAGATCGAGCGCGGCTGGCGGGACGCCGAGGGCAACCTGGCCGACCTGGCGGGCGTCAAGACACCCGAGCAGGGTGCGGCCACCCAGGTCTGGGCCGCGACCTCTCCGCAGCTGGCCACGACGGGCGGCGTCTACTGCGAGGACTGCGACATCGCCGAGCTCGCGACTCCGGGCGACCAGAGCAGCGGCGTACGGGACTACGCGGTCGACGCCGAGCAGGCGGCCCGGCTGTGGGAGCTGTCGGCGCGTCTGACCGGCGTCGACGCGTTCGCGGTCTAG